The following are encoded together in the Silurus meridionalis isolate SWU-2019-XX chromosome 2, ASM1480568v1, whole genome shotgun sequence genome:
- the fam120b gene encoding LOW QUALITY PROTEIN: constitutive coactivator of peroxisome proliferator-activated receptor gamma (The sequence of the model RefSeq protein was modified relative to this genomic sequence to represent the inferred CDS: inserted 1 base in 1 codon): MGVKGLQYFMEACYPDTCIHVDLRQLAVAHAADHPDLMPIVVVDGLACLRYWYQCQAWVHGGQWKEYMHSLQTFVEAFKAIGLRLVFFFDGTIEEKKRAEWVKRRLRVNQDIAKVFNYIKNRHQQPGREMFCIPSGLATFSRFALKSLGHETYCSVREGDYEIAEYALRNNSIGILGQDTDFVIYDTVPYLSIAKLSLENMTTVQYSREKLCHILKLSKSDLPLLACILGNDVVPEHHLQNLRNNALTLYGKKQQGGKVHAVAQFIKSHHPNCDETCSISSLPLSKVDKKIVEKGIQSYLLPGQTSPWLDQSLPYPELVCVMEKYLKKDILQAAKEKHIRAECFLSYNVLHDGVVECSNTLEDEELGLPPQAILYQPLREHIYSILQPSSSVKEWFVFPRNPLKEPKQVYPKPLALPEGTPDLTTLWFXNDSEVKSVRVSTFLAVFDLQDFAEDLKSFDTPLVAVICLVTYIAVQAKHFSVEDIDAYLSQAVCIRYKSYTDLQHTRVPQVDPRAVHLGSLFVRGLTYVIAANSVCGFPFAMNEIMPWKIFDGLLFHSKYLQAHSNCAREELLEGNPAWMLLFVTLRDLVLGACGRRGYTILSFPGRQIPGRPMDEESQREWEPQFFGTLTIDSIPGVQPFTCKDMVLDQVQEQDVLTKEDVTLPQDGLSSEAKFQLSLDS, from the exons ATGGGGGTGAAAGGCTTACAGTACTTTATGGAGGCTTGTTACCCTGATACATGCATACATGTGGACTTGAGACAGTTGGCTGTAGCTCATGCTGCAGACCATCCTGACCTCATGCCTATCGTAGTGGTGGATGGACTGGCCTGTTTGAGATACTGGTATCAGTGTCAAGCCTGGGTTCATGGTGGCCAGTGGAAAGAATACATGCATTCGCTACAAACATTCGTGGAGGCATTCAAAGCGATAGGCTTAAGATTGGTCTTCTTTTTTGATGGGACAATAGAGGAAAAGAAGAGAGCAGAATGGGTGAAAAGACGCCTGAGAGTCAACCAAGACATAGCCAAAGTATTTAACTACATTAAGAATCGCCACCAGCAACCAGGAAGGGAAATGTTCTGCATTCCCTCAGGACTGGCCACCTTCTCCAGGTTTGCACTTAAATCTCTTGGTCATGAAACATACTGCTCAGTTCGTGAGGGGGACTATGAGATCGCTGAATACGCCCTTCGTAACAACAGCATCGGTATCCTTGGTCAGGATACAGACTTTGTCATTTATGACACAGTTCCATATCTGTCCATTGCTAAACTCAGTTTAGAAAACATGACAACGGTGCAGTACTCCAGAGAGAAGCTCTGTCACATCCTGAAGCTTTCAAAGTCTGATCTTCCTTTACTAGCATGCATTCTGGGTAACGATGTTGTGCCGGAGCATCACCTACAGAATCTTCGTAATAATGCTTTGACCTTGTATGGGAAAAAACAACAGGGTGGCAAGGTCCATGCAGTAGCTCAGTTCATAAAAAGCCATCATCCAAACTGTGATGAAACATGTAGCATTTCCTCACTACCTTTATCCAAAGTCGATAAGAAGATTGTTGAAAAGGGAATCCAGTCATATCTTCTGCCAGGACAAACATCACCTTGGTTAGATCAAAGCCTTCCTTACCCAgagctggtgtgtgtgatggagaagtACCTCAAAAAAGACATATTGCAG GCAGCAAAAGAGAAGCACATACGAGCAGAGTGTTTCCTTAGCTATAACGTCCTACATGATGGGGTGGTTGAATGCAGCAATACACTGGAAGATGAAGAACTTGGACTGCCACCACAGGCCATTTTATATCAACCACTCCGAGAACATATCTACAGTATTCTCCAGCCTA GTTCTTCTGTGAAGGAATGGTTTGTTTTTCCCAGAAATCCACTTAAAGAACCAAAACAAGTGTATCCAAAGCCTCTAGCCCTTCCAG AGGGAACTCCTGACCTCACAACTCTGTGGT GGAATGACTCTGAGGTGAAAAGTGTCAGAGTGTCCACTTTTTTAGCTGTTTTTGACCTACAAGACTTTGCTGAAGATCTGAAATCTTTTGACACTCCTTTGGTAGCTGTGATCTGTCTTGTAACATACATAGCAGTTCAG GCTAAACACTTTTCCGTAGAAGACATAGATGCATATCTAAGCCAAGCAGTCTGTATCAGATACAAGTCTTACACAGACCTCCAGCATACAAGG GTTCCTCAGGTGGACCCAAGGGCTGTTCATCTCGGTTCCCTCTTTGTCCGCGGCCTTACCTATGTGATTGCTGCCAATAGTGTCTGTGGTTTTCCTTTTGCAATGAACGAGATCATGCCTTGGAAAATCTTTGATGGCTTGCTGTTTCATTCGAAGTAcctacaagcacactctaatTGTGCAAGGGAGGAGCTTCTAGAGGGCAAT CCTGCATGGATGTTACTCTTTGTCACACTTCGAGACCTGGTTCTCGGAGCATGCGGAAGACGTGGCTACACTATCCTTAGTTTTCCAGGCAGACAAATTCCTG GGAGGCCCATGGATGAAGAGTCTCAACGAGAATGGGAACCCCAATTCTTTGGAACCCTGACTATAGACAGCATCCCAGGGGTCCAGCCTTTCACATGCAAG GACATGGTTCTAGACCAAGTTCAAGAACAAGACGTCCTAACAAAAGAAGATGTTACCTTGCCCCAAG ATGGCCTCAGTAGCGAAGCTAAATTCCAGCTTTCCCTTGACTCCTAA